A genomic stretch from Leptospira ellinghausenii includes:
- a CDS encoding ankyrin repeat domain-containing protein produces the protein MDKEVDKSRLIHLDPRQFQNTPLWELARSIYLYDDAQLETYLSENKYDLNVPNDFGIPILSMAIFWDREGAILPLLEHGANPNFKSELNPRPPILFAAARNSSILKLLLEHGGDPNAKEIYDESMIDENHPPATALSVAAEDGHFKSVEMLIARGADVNFGHGRAVAASITHNHLSITYMLLQNGFDLKTELYPTTFRVKSIQERMQIYELDRNTPRFNERDFNKIVAFLKEKGIVYQHVKPSKN, from the coding sequence TTGGACAAAGAGGTTGATAAAAGTCGACTTATCCATTTAGATCCACGACAATTCCAAAACACACCCTTATGGGAATTAGCCAGGTCAATTTATCTCTATGATGACGCTCAGTTAGAAACGTACCTTTCCGAAAATAAATATGATTTGAATGTTCCAAACGATTTTGGCATTCCGATTTTAAGTATGGCAATTTTTTGGGACAGAGAAGGGGCGATACTTCCTTTGCTAGAACATGGTGCGAACCCCAATTTTAAATCGGAATTAAATCCACGGCCCCCTATACTTTTTGCCGCTGCTAGAAATTCCTCTATACTAAAATTACTATTGGAACATGGAGGGGATCCCAATGCAAAGGAAATTTATGATGAAAGTATGATCGACGAGAATCATCCACCTGCGACAGCATTGAGTGTTGCAGCAGAGGATGGGCATTTCAAAAGTGTAGAAATGCTTATTGCTCGAGGTGCTGATGTCAATTTTGGTCATGGTCGTGCCGTAGCCGCTTCAATTACGCATAATCATCTTAGTATTACTTACATGTTGTTACAAAATGGCTTTGATTTAAAAACTGAATTATATCCTACTACCTTTCGAGTTAAATCTATTCAAGAAAGAATGCAAATATATGAGCTAGACAGAAATACTCCTCGTTTTAATGAAAGAGACTTCAATAAGATCGTGGCTTTTCTCAAAGAAAAAGGGATTGTCTACCAACATGTGAAACCAAGTAAAAATTGA
- a CDS encoding PAS domain-containing protein: MIPTPFFDSISMDSAKGQWFGKLYLIDFQKEIHPISPNKQESLHLLLQEIVGIIDTSDFQFSEKVPSPIYEHEFANQLLAKMADGFSVIDSNGKQILVNQAFLGMTGYSEEELIGQFPPYPYWPEEELEKINLAFTETFTAQKGNFELVFKRKSGERFPVVLSIGTLKNFAGKTDAFFANIREITDQKRKENQVTIAYKELEDITEAVNENSLVSVTDKNGILIKVNQKFCELSGYLETELIGKNHNILNSGFHSAEFWRELWKTISQGKYWKGEIKNKTKDGKEIWVSSVIKPILDSKGQIVRYLSIHQDITDVKLAEVALEESRSRYASIVQVLPDIIFRVSKDGVYLDYHANDVTNLILPPEKFLNKSILDTLPEFHAKQALEKIEETLRTNKLVTYEYELGEGNQTRYWEGRMVPAGKEEVLFIARDITTKTIALKELERNKSFLAQTNHVARVGGWDYNNLTGEITWSDIICEIHELPHGFIPTYKQMADFYTIESWSKLEKSIHLAMTEGTPYDMELQIRTSKGKLLWVRAIGNAEIKDQICVRLFGVLQDIDIEKKNQLRIQKSEESLRRAQQIAKMGSWELDLKTNQVVWTEELYNIYGFDPSKPPPPYEEQMKLFKTDSWGMLKSALDKTAKTGEPYELELETIQKDSNKGWMWVRGEAVKEKDKIIGLRGMAQNITDKKLREEKIMETSLRLDLATKAANVGVWDFDINENRLIWDDRMYVIYGITRESFTGVYEAWKSVLHPEDIERVESELQEALLGHHEFNTEYRIFWPDGSLHHIRASAIVIWNNAGKATRMIGANWDITMEKLFQESLKLAKEGADRANKAKSEFLANMSHEIRTPLNGVIGFTDLLKSTDLTPIQKQYVDNAIISGQALLEIINDVLDFSKIEAGMLHLEIIKTDLLDLAEKCIDIIKFSASKKNIEVILDFDFSMPRICFTDPVRLKQILTNLLSNAVKFTEFGEVELRINFEYINEKEGKYKFFVRDTGIGITEEQKNKLFKAFTQADTSTTRKFGGTGLGLVISEMIANKFNSTIILESEPGVGSTFSLEIHSEIVLGEVNGFKKIDTFKKCLILEDNDKCRMILERMMSLFRIDYETAPSVSSALQKIKNSGPFDLMIFNYDLPEFKALDGLTSIKEISILNKEKLNMILMQSASNEFSLNEELRNLGIGLSLLKPIKLRELYNYLYMGKIKNDDSIPSNIAENLELNHINKFGTVLIVDDIALNIQLLKMIIKKITPNLKIYEASNGADAVDTYKKILPNLVFMDVQMPEMDGFEVTKKIREWEQSQGIHCPIVALTAAAFREDEEKSISAGMSGFITKPIASIEIEKILSRNHLL; encoded by the coding sequence TTGATTCCAACTCCTTTCTTTGATTCAATCTCAATGGATTCTGCTAAAGGACAGTGGTTTGGAAAACTATATCTAATCGATTTTCAAAAAGAAATACATCCAATTTCTCCAAACAAACAAGAATCTCTTCACTTATTATTACAAGAAATTGTTGGCATAATCGACACTTCTGATTTTCAATTCTCAGAGAAAGTTCCTTCACCAATATATGAGCATGAATTTGCAAATCAGTTATTGGCTAAAATGGCAGATGGGTTTTCAGTCATTGATTCAAATGGCAAACAAATTCTAGTGAACCAAGCCTTTCTTGGTATGACTGGTTATTCTGAGGAAGAACTAATTGGTCAATTTCCACCTTATCCATACTGGCCAGAAGAAGAACTTGAAAAGATTAACTTGGCATTTACAGAAACATTCACCGCACAAAAAGGAAATTTTGAATTAGTCTTCAAAAGAAAAAGTGGTGAAAGATTCCCAGTTGTGCTCTCGATTGGGACATTAAAAAATTTTGCAGGTAAGACTGATGCATTTTTTGCAAATATAAGAGAAATCACAGATCAAAAACGCAAAGAAAACCAAGTTACAATCGCTTACAAAGAACTAGAAGATATCACAGAAGCAGTAAATGAAAATTCATTAGTCTCGGTTACAGACAAAAATGGTATTTTAATCAAAGTAAACCAAAAGTTTTGCGAATTATCTGGATATTTAGAAACTGAATTAATCGGGAAAAATCACAATATTCTAAATTCAGGGTTCCATAGTGCTGAATTTTGGCGAGAACTATGGAAAACAATTTCACAAGGAAAATATTGGAAAGGCGAAATCAAAAACAAAACAAAAGATGGAAAGGAAATTTGGGTTTCTTCTGTTATCAAACCAATTCTCGATTCCAAAGGACAAATTGTTCGTTATTTATCGATTCATCAAGACATTACAGATGTAAAACTTGCGGAAGTTGCACTGGAAGAGAGCAGATCACGTTATGCATCGATTGTTCAAGTATTACCAGATATTATTTTTCGCGTGAGTAAAGATGGAGTCTATTTGGATTATCATGCAAATGATGTGACAAATTTAATTTTACCACCTGAAAAGTTTTTAAATAAATCAATCCTAGATACATTGCCAGAATTTCATGCGAAACAAGCACTTGAAAAAATAGAGGAAACATTAAGAACCAATAAGTTAGTTACATATGAATATGAATTAGGCGAAGGCAACCAAACTCGTTATTGGGAAGGTCGAATGGTACCAGCTGGTAAAGAGGAGGTATTATTCATTGCAAGAGATATAACAACAAAAACGATCGCATTAAAAGAATTAGAGAGAAATAAAAGTTTTTTAGCTCAAACGAATCATGTTGCGAGAGTAGGTGGTTGGGATTACAACAATCTTACAGGTGAAATCACTTGGTCAGACATCATTTGCGAAATTCATGAACTACCGCATGGTTTTATACCAACTTACAAACAAATGGCCGATTTTTATACAATCGAAAGTTGGTCCAAGTTGGAAAAATCTATTCATCTTGCTATGACAGAAGGAACTCCTTATGACATGGAGTTACAAATCAGAACATCAAAAGGCAAATTGTTATGGGTTAGAGCCATCGGAAATGCTGAAATAAAAGATCAGATTTGTGTTCGATTATTTGGAGTATTACAAGATATAGATATAGAAAAGAAAAACCAGTTACGAATTCAAAAGAGCGAAGAGTCATTAAGACGTGCACAACAAATAGCTAAAATGGGTAGTTGGGAATTGGACTTAAAGACTAATCAAGTTGTTTGGACAGAAGAGTTATATAATATCTATGGATTCGATCCATCAAAACCTCCACCTCCATATGAAGAACAAATGAAATTATTCAAAACTGATAGTTGGGGTATGTTAAAAAGTGCACTAGATAAAACAGCTAAAACAGGAGAACCGTATGAATTAGAACTCGAGACAATCCAAAAAGATTCTAATAAAGGTTGGATGTGGGTCAGAGGAGAAGCTGTAAAAGAAAAGGATAAAATCATCGGACTTAGAGGGATGGCACAGAATATCACGGATAAAAAACTTCGTGAAGAAAAAATCATGGAAACTTCTCTTCGTCTGGATCTCGCAACAAAAGCGGCTAACGTTGGAGTATGGGACTTCGACATAAATGAAAATCGACTTATCTGGGATGACCGGATGTATGTTATTTATGGAATAACTCGTGAGTCTTTTACAGGAGTGTATGAAGCTTGGAAATCCGTTCTTCATCCAGAAGATATAGAAAGAGTTGAATCCGAACTCCAAGAAGCATTGCTTGGCCATCATGAATTTAATACTGAATATCGAATTTTCTGGCCTGATGGATCATTACATCATATTCGTGCATCCGCGATTGTTATATGGAACAATGCTGGTAAAGCCACTAGAATGATTGGAGCGAATTGGGATATTACGATGGAAAAATTATTCCAAGAATCTCTAAAATTAGCAAAAGAAGGAGCAGACAGGGCAAATAAAGCTAAAAGTGAGTTTCTAGCGAATATGAGTCACGAAATTCGAACTCCACTCAATGGAGTAATTGGTTTTACGGATCTCCTAAAAAGTACGGATTTAACTCCTATTCAAAAACAATATGTAGACAATGCGATTATTTCTGGACAGGCATTGTTGGAGATTATCAACGATGTACTAGATTTCTCAAAAATAGAAGCAGGTATGTTGCATCTGGAAATTATTAAAACAGATCTTCTTGACCTGGCTGAAAAATGCATAGATATTATAAAATTCTCCGCATCCAAGAAAAACATAGAAGTGATTCTGGATTTTGATTTTAGTATGCCAAGAATTTGTTTCACCGATCCGGTCCGTCTCAAACAAATTCTTACGAATCTATTAAGCAATGCTGTAAAGTTTACTGAATTTGGTGAAGTTGAATTAAGAATTAACTTTGAATATATAAATGAGAAAGAGGGGAAGTATAAATTTTTTGTTCGAGATACTGGAATTGGTATTACCGAAGAACAGAAAAATAAGTTATTCAAAGCCTTTACACAAGCGGATACATCCACAACGAGAAAATTTGGCGGAACTGGTTTAGGATTGGTAATTTCAGAAATGATTGCAAATAAATTCAATAGTACAATTATCCTGGAAAGTGAACCTGGTGTAGGATCAACATTTTCATTAGAAATTCATTCTGAAATAGTGTTAGGTGAGGTAAATGGTTTTAAGAAAATTGATACATTCAAAAAATGTTTAATCCTGGAAGATAATGATAAATGTAGGATGATTTTGGAGCGTATGATGTCATTATTCCGAATAGATTACGAAACTGCTCCATCTGTTTCTTCAGCTCTCCAAAAAATAAAAAATTCAGGTCCGTTTGATTTGATGATATTTAATTATGATCTTCCTGAATTTAAAGCCCTTGATGGATTAACTTCCATTAAGGAGATTTCTATTTTAAACAAAGAGAAATTAAATATGATACTGATGCAATCAGCATCTAATGAGTTTTCCTTAAATGAAGAATTGCGGAATCTAGGCATTGGTTTAAGTTTACTAAAACCAATTAAGTTAAGAGAGTTATACAATTATTTATACATGGGAAAAATCAAAAATGATGATTCTATTCCCTCTAATATTGCTGAAAATTTAGAACTCAATCATATTAACAAATTTGGTACTGTGTTGATTGTTGATGATATTGCCTTAAATATTCAATTACTTAAAATGATTATTAAGAAAATTACACCGAACCTCAAAATATATGAAGCTAGCAATGGCGCGGATGCCGTTGACACATACAAAAAAATTCTACCTAATTTAGTTTTTATGGATGTTCAGATGCCTGAGATGGATGGTTTTGAAGTCACAAAGAAAATTCGGGAATGGGAACAATCTCAGGGAATTCATTGCCCCATAGTTGCATTAACTGCTGCTGCATTCCGAGAAGATGAAGAAAAGAGTATCTCTGCTGGAATGTCGGGATTCATCACAAAACCCATTGCTTCAATTGAGATTGAAAAAATATTAAGTAGGAATCATCTTTTATAA
- a CDS encoding zinc-dependent alcohol dehydrogenase family protein, translating to MGNKVWEIQGNFGIQNLKETDREIPETLAPKEVLVRLTATSLNYRDYLMVIGTYNPRQKLPLIPCSDGAGVVEAVGSEVTLWKKGDRVLPIFAQKWLDGAPNMDNLRSTLGGPNDGCLAHYGKFSEEGLVSTPSHLNDKEAATLGCAGLTAYNAVVNFGGIEPGSDVLCLGTGGVSLFALQFAKMMGARVIITSSSDEKLARAKTLGADETINYSTKSNWERDVRKHTKMAGADLIIEVGGAGTMQKSMMSVKPYGTIALIGVLAGGESSLSLYPILMQGVKVQGVIVGSRSDFTRMNRAIEQNQMKPVVDKVFGWKEVPEALEYLQTGKHFGKVVVSWE from the coding sequence ATGGGAAACAAAGTATGGGAAATCCAAGGCAATTTTGGGATCCAAAATTTAAAAGAAACAGATCGTGAAATACCAGAAACACTTGCACCCAAAGAAGTACTTGTTCGCCTAACAGCGACTTCACTGAATTATCGTGATTATTTAATGGTGATAGGGACTTACAACCCAAGGCAAAAACTCCCACTCATCCCTTGTTCGGATGGTGCTGGTGTTGTGGAAGCTGTTGGATCTGAGGTCACACTCTGGAAAAAAGGAGACCGAGTCCTTCCTATCTTTGCCCAAAAGTGGTTAGATGGAGCACCCAATATGGACAATTTGCGTTCGACCTTAGGTGGGCCAAATGACGGTTGTTTGGCGCATTATGGAAAATTTTCCGAAGAAGGACTTGTATCAACCCCAAGCCACTTAAACGACAAAGAAGCCGCAACCCTTGGATGTGCTGGCCTTACCGCTTATAATGCGGTAGTGAATTTTGGTGGGATCGAACCTGGAAGTGACGTACTTTGCCTTGGCACGGGTGGAGTTTCTTTATTTGCCCTACAATTTGCCAAGATGATGGGTGCTCGTGTCATCATCACTTCCTCTAGTGATGAAAAACTGGCTCGTGCCAAAACCTTAGGTGCTGATGAAACCATCAATTACAGTACAAAATCCAATTGGGAACGGGATGTCCGAAAACATACCAAAATGGCAGGGGCTGATCTCATCATTGAAGTGGGTGGTGCTGGCACCATGCAGAAATCGATGATGAGTGTGAAACCTTACGGGACCATTGCCCTCATCGGTGTCCTTGCTGGTGGTGAGTCGAGTTTATCACTCTATCCCATCCTCATGCAAGGTGTGAAAGTACAAGGGGTGATTGTGGGAAGCCGTAGTGACTTTACGCGCATGAACCGAGCCATCGAACAAAACCAAATGAAACCTGTAGTGGACAAAGTGTTCGGTTGGAAAGAAGTTCCGGAAGCCTTAGAATACCTACAAACAGGCAAACATTTTGGAAAAGTGGTTGTGAGTTGGGAGTGA
- a CDS encoding SDR family NAD(P)-dependent oxidoreductase gives MKKEFWNDTVVVITGASSGIGKALLEELAIFPCQLVLLARRAGDIPEPTAKHKDTILHRVTCDLSDPSSVQDAIDWISKRIERVDVLFNNAGITAHGRFDSLSMEVYRKTFATNFFGPVQFIKGLLPLVTIAKGNIVTTSTVSALYGVPGRAAYSASKSALHAALESLRIESLDLGIGVSLVCVPYTDTALRTSGLDSFGNLLTEAPAKGKRKSAKEVAHVLMEVAKDKEARLVTFNLSGKFLEWMRFFSPKFLEKILYKKLYDDFKTH, from the coding sequence ATGAAAAAAGAATTTTGGAACGATACCGTCGTAGTGATCACTGGTGCATCCAGTGGAATCGGAAAGGCCTTACTCGAAGAACTCGCCATTTTCCCATGCCAATTGGTTCTTTTGGCAAGGCGGGCAGGAGACATCCCCGAACCAACGGCAAAACACAAAGACACAATCCTCCATAGGGTCACATGTGACTTGTCCGACCCAAGTTCTGTACAAGATGCCATTGATTGGATCTCCAAACGAATCGAACGTGTGGATGTCCTGTTTAATAACGCAGGCATTACTGCCCATGGTCGGTTTGATTCCCTTTCGATGGAAGTGTACAGGAAGACCTTCGCTACCAATTTTTTTGGTCCCGTCCAGTTCATAAAGGGACTCCTTCCCTTGGTAACCATTGCCAAAGGCAATATTGTCACCACATCCACAGTTTCTGCTTTGTATGGAGTGCCTGGGCGCGCAGCTTACTCTGCCTCCAAGTCAGCACTGCATGCAGCACTCGAATCCCTTCGCATTGAAAGTTTAGATTTGGGAATTGGTGTCTCACTCGTTTGTGTCCCTTATACGGATACGGCACTCCGCACTTCTGGTCTTGATTCTTTCGGAAATCTTCTCACCGAAGCACCAGCAAAAGGCAAACGAAAGTCGGCAAAAGAAGTGGCCCATGTTCTCATGGAGGTTGCAAAGGACAAAGAAGCAAGGCTTGTTACGTTCAATTTGAGCGGTAAGTTTTTGGAATGGATGCGATTTTTCTCTCCCAAGTTTTTAGAAAAAATTCTCTATAAAAAACTCTACGACGACTTCAAAACACATTGA
- a CDS encoding DUF1295 domain-containing protein — protein sequence MDNILIPYLTAVIFTFCFMTLMWFWGKTRDNYAVIDVGWGLVIAGIATVLSYFGKGTLVAKLVVLIPVWVWAIRLSGFLYFTRIRTNHPEDKRYAGFRKDYGDKVHSKMFTNVFLLQGALALILSLPFYFASQWNLYPNVGLFGPNGTLMVWIGWALFLLGVIGESVADRDLHKFLSVQANKGKVCNLGLWKYTRHPNYFFEWVIWLGIGVIPILSTPEAMASLFTPVFMFVLLRFVSGVPFAEKYSLQSKGDLFREYMRTTNAFFPWFPKQ from the coding sequence TTGGACAATATTTTAATTCCGTATTTAACGGCTGTTATTTTTACATTTTGTTTTATGACACTCATGTGGTTTTGGGGAAAAACCCGAGACAATTACGCTGTCATTGATGTGGGTTGGGGTCTTGTGATTGCGGGTATCGCCACTGTCCTTTCCTATTTTGGAAAAGGGACTTTGGTTGCAAAGTTAGTTGTCCTCATCCCTGTGTGGGTTTGGGCGATTCGGTTATCGGGTTTTCTTTACTTCACACGGATCCGCACAAACCACCCAGAAGACAAACGTTATGCTGGGTTTCGGAAAGACTATGGCGACAAAGTCCATAGTAAAATGTTTACCAATGTTTTTTTATTACAAGGGGCTTTAGCACTTATATTATCCTTACCCTTTTATTTTGCCTCTCAGTGGAATTTATATCCGAATGTGGGGCTCTTTGGTCCCAATGGAACTCTGATGGTTTGGATTGGTTGGGCACTCTTTCTATTGGGTGTGATTGGCGAAAGCGTAGCTGACAGAGACCTACACAAATTCCTTTCCGTTCAGGCAAACAAAGGTAAGGTGTGTAATCTTGGCCTTTGGAAGTACACAAGACACCCCAATTACTTTTTTGAATGGGTGATTTGGCTAGGGATTGGAGTAATTCCCATCCTTTCCACACCAGAAGCAATGGCTTCTCTTTTCACTCCTGTATTTATGTTTGTGTTGTTACGATTTGTATCTGGTGTCCCATTTGCTGAAAAATATTCACTTCAGTCGAAAGGAGATTTATTTCGCGAGTACATGCGCACCACAAACGCATTTTTCCCTTGGTTTCCAAAACAATAA
- a CDS encoding SAM-dependent methyltransferase, which yields MNFTDSNKKEESSSFSINSLLEKDIFPDWLIRFRIRQLLDLRIKQERKENATAQLTHKMNYVNSLKNSPIAVHTDAANEQHYEVPSEFFTYVMGPRMKYSSGYWPTLDTSFAESEEEMLRITVERAEIKNGMRVLDLGCGWGSISLYIAEKFPKCKVTGVSNSRTQKEFIDKRAKERGLKNLTIITKDMNEFTTKDKFDRIVSVEMLEHMKNYEKLFEKLSKFLVADGKFFVHIFTHKEFAYPFEVIDETDWMAKYFFTGGQMPSDDLFLYFQKDFLIENHWVVNGTHYARTSEAWYENMIENKDKLLPILASTYGEKEKTKWFVYWKVFFLACAELWGYRNGEEWFVSHYLFRKR from the coding sequence ATGAATTTCACTGATTCTAACAAAAAGGAAGAGTCATCTTCGTTTAGTATCAACTCACTTTTAGAAAAGGATATTTTCCCGGATTGGCTCATTCGTTTCCGTATCCGGCAGTTACTTGATCTCCGTATCAAACAAGAACGTAAAGAAAATGCCACGGCACAACTAACGCATAAAATGAATTATGTGAATTCACTTAAAAATTCACCGATAGCAGTGCATACGGATGCCGCAAACGAACAACACTACGAAGTCCCAAGTGAATTTTTTACCTATGTTATGGGACCGAGGATGAAATATTCATCTGGGTATTGGCCAACACTTGATACCAGTTTTGCTGAATCGGAAGAAGAGATGTTACGCATCACTGTGGAACGTGCGGAAATCAAAAATGGGATGCGTGTCCTTGATCTTGGTTGTGGATGGGGCAGTATCTCTCTTTACATTGCTGAAAAATTTCCAAAATGTAAAGTAACGGGTGTTTCCAATTCCCGCACCCAAAAAGAATTCATCGACAAACGTGCCAAAGAACGAGGATTAAAAAACCTCACTATCATCACCAAAGACATGAATGAGTTCACCACAAAAGACAAATTCGATCGCATTGTGTCTGTGGAAATGTTAGAACATATGAAAAATTATGAGAAACTCTTTGAAAAATTATCCAAGTTTCTTGTGGCGGATGGAAAGTTTTTTGTACATATCTTCACACACAAAGAATTTGCCTATCCCTTTGAAGTGATTGATGAAACCGATTGGATGGCGAAGTATTTTTTCACAGGTGGCCAAATGCCTTCTGATGATTTGTTTTTGTATTTCCAAAAAGACTTTCTCATTGAAAACCACTGGGTAGTCAACGGAACGCATTATGCAAGGACATCTGAAGCTTGGTATGAAAACATGATTGAAAACAAGGATAAGCTCTTGCCTATCCTTGCCAGTACTTACGGCGAAAAAGAAAAAACCAAATGGTTTGTTTATTGGAAAGTTTTCTTTCTCGCCTGTGCAGAGTTATGGGGTTATCGAAACGGAGAAGAGTGGTTTGTGAGCCACTACTTGTTTCGAAAACGCTGA
- a CDS encoding DEAD/DEAH box helicase, which translates to MTKNDTEVGNDFQSFGLRPEILQGITEAGFESPSPIQKQAIPLVLEGKDLIAQAQTGTGKTAAYGLPCLNRINVEDGMQVLVLTPTRELALQVSDELFKLGKHLGIKTTTIYGGSSYSKQITQVAKGAQVAVATPGRLLDLLKGKELKNFKPSMVILDEADEMLDMGFMDDIESIFNLLPTKRQTLLFSATMPEPIKKLASKYQTHPAHVKIAATEKSSKNIEQVYYIIDEAERETAVVRILDFESPFKAIIFTKTKKEADDLKATLSFKGYPVEALHGDLNQKQREQVLKSLHDGRVKILVATDVAARGLDVKDLSLVINYHLPFDSESYTHRIGRTGRAGKSGKAVTLVTTRESRALLRLKGTSGTNLTIAALPTKKEVHARREEDFLNKIVETEVHADAEEVLEKLLKLDDKRAVALKLLSNLLDKAKISGPEKIGKTPAEWSEMPPGGGSGGGRRRRDDGGGSGSRGGYRGGRSNSDRSERGERSERGERKERGGDNRRSSTPSSSKKEGGVFVKAAGKKTQRFRNK; encoded by the coding sequence ATGACTAAGAATGACACCGAAGTTGGAAATGACTTCCAATCCTTCGGATTACGTCCTGAAATACTACAAGGAATCACTGAAGCAGGCTTCGAATCACCAAGCCCTATCCAAAAACAAGCGATTCCGCTCGTATTGGAAGGAAAAGATTTAATCGCACAAGCGCAGACCGGTACCGGAAAAACTGCAGCTTACGGACTCCCCTGTTTGAACCGAATCAATGTAGAAGATGGCATGCAAGTGCTCGTCCTCACACCCACTCGGGAACTTGCATTGCAAGTATCAGATGAATTGTTCAAATTGGGAAAACATTTAGGAATCAAAACCACCACGATTTACGGCGGTAGTTCCTATTCTAAACAAATCACTCAAGTGGCAAAAGGTGCCCAAGTTGCTGTCGCAACTCCTGGCAGACTCCTTGACCTATTAAAAGGTAAGGAACTTAAAAATTTCAAACCATCAATGGTGATTTTAGACGAAGCAGATGAAATGCTTGATATGGGATTTATGGATGATATCGAATCCATCTTTAACTTACTTCCCACCAAACGCCAAACATTATTATTTTCTGCAACAATGCCCGAACCAATTAAAAAATTGGCGAGTAAATACCAAACGCACCCAGCTCATGTGAAGATTGCAGCAACAGAGAAATCTTCTAAAAACATCGAACAAGTATATTACATAATCGATGAGGCAGAACGCGAAACAGCTGTTGTACGGATTTTGGATTTTGAAAGCCCATTTAAGGCGATCATTTTCACAAAAACGAAAAAAGAAGCTGATGATCTGAAAGCAACCCTTAGTTTCAAAGGATATCCAGTTGAAGCTCTTCACGGAGACTTAAACCAAAAACAACGAGAACAAGTTTTAAAAAGCCTACATGATGGCCGAGTTAAAATCCTTGTGGCAACAGACGTTGCGGCACGTGGACTTGACGTAAAAGATTTGTCACTTGTGATCAACTACCACCTTCCTTTTGATAGCGAAAGTTATACGCACCGAATTGGTCGTACTGGCCGAGCAGGGAAATCGGGTAAGGCTGTGACACTTGTAACAACAAGAGAATCAAGAGCCCTTCTCCGACTAAAAGGAACTTCGGGAACGAACTTAACAATTGCAGCACTTCCCACTAAAAAGGAAGTACACGCAAGACGAGAAGAGGATTTCCTGAACAAAATTGTCGAAACTGAAGTCCATGCCGATGCCGAAGAAGTATTGGAAAAACTTTTGAAGTTAGACGACAAACGTGCTGTGGCTTTAAAACTCCTATCCAATCTACTCGATAAAGCAAAAATCAGTGGCCCTGAAAAAATCGGAAAAACCCCAGCGGAATGGAGCGAAATGCCTCCTGGTGGTGGTTCTGGTGGTGGCAGACGTCGTCGTGATGATGGTGGTGGATCGGGAAGTCGCGGTGGTTACCGTGGTGGAAGGTCCAACAGTGATCGTAGCGAACGTGGAGAAAGAAGTGAACGCGGAGAAAGAAAAGAACGTGGTGGAGATAACCGCCGTTCAAGCACCCCCTCTTCTTCTAAAAAAGAAGGTGGAGTGTTTGTAAAAGCGGCAGGGAAAAAAACTCAGCGTTTTCGAAACAAGTAG